AAAGCAAGGGGAACGATGGCCGCGGCGCCGCTATGCCGAAACCGGGCCGGCCGGCCCGCTCGCGCTCCGGCTCCTCGCGCGTGCGTGGATCAGCAGCAGCTCGTAGATTCCCGCGCCCAGGAGATACACGACCGAGACTCCGAGGCCCACCCCCCGGGGCGTCCAGCCTGGGTGATCGAGCGCCTTGCCGGTCGCGAGCATCGACGCCGAGATCGTGAGCGTCACGAGCGCCTGGTCGGCCGCGAAGACGCGGCCGCGAACGCGGTCGTTCGTCTCCTGCTGCAGGAGCACCGTCGAGAGGACCCAGGTGATCGCGGTCCCGATCCCCGAACCGACGAGGAGGAGGAAGGCGAGGAGAGCGGAATGCGCCACCGAGGCCGCGGCGAGAAATGCTCCGCAGACCAGGAATCCCCAGGCGAGCGTCCGCCGCGCGGCGGGGCCCTGCGTGCTTCCCCACCGCCGCGCGACGAACGGCCCGATCCCCGTCCCGATGCCGCGGGCGGCGAACAGGAACCCGATCCCTCCGGCGGCCGTCTTCCCGAATCGGAAAACGCGCTCGCCCCAGATCGCGAGAACCAGCCCCGTCCCGCCGGCGAGACCGAGGAGAGCCTTCGAGCAGAGGACCGGAAGGAGGGCCGGCGCGCGGAGCGCCTCGCGCACGCCGGCGATGAAGCCCCGCTGGGAAGGATGGGGGTGAGATTCGATCGGAGGGATCGCCGCGCGGAACACGAACCACGCCGACCAGAGATAGCTCGCCGAGTTGAGCAGGAAGGCCGTCCGTTCGCCGAAGAGCGCGGTCAGGAGTCCGCCGATCGCCGCTCCGGCGGCGAGCATCACCGACCAGGTCGTCGCCGTCAGCGCATTGGCGGCGACCAGCCCTTCGGGCCTCACGACACGCGGAGTCACGGCGTTCCTCGCCGGCTCGAAAAACGACGAGATCGCCATCTGGACGAAGGTCGCGGCGTACACGATCCAGATCCGCCCCGGCCGGTCCACCAGGAGAAACGCCAGGACGACGCCGGCGCGGGCGACGTCGGCGGCGATCATGACGAGCTTTCTCGGCAGGTGGTCCACCACGCGTCCCGCGAGCGGCGACACGAGGAAGACGGGGACCATCTGGAGGACGTAGAAGATTCCCGCCGCGCTCCCCGAACCGGTCAGGCGCAGGAGCAGCGACAGCACGGCCACCTGGTTGAACCAGTCGCCGAGCAGGCTCCCGACCTGGCCGATCCAGATCCTCCGGAAGTCGGGATTCTCGCGGAGCACCGCGGAATAGCTGGAGGAAGAGCGGGCGGCGGCGGACATGGGAGCGGGATATTACGCCACGGCCGGCATGCGGCGGCAGACCCATGAAGCCGGAGACGGCGTCGTCGCCGCGCGCCCGGCAATGACGAGGGACGCCGGATCCGGCGCCTCCGGTCGACCGCACGCCGAAGCGCGGCGAGACGCGAGCCCGACGGGATGCGGATCGCCCGCGACGCACAGGACATGCGCTGGCATGTGTGAATTCAGGAAGAGTCGAAGGCGAGCTTGCGGTCCCTAAATCTGGACCTGGCCGCGTATCTCCATCACCTGCTCCGGCGGCAGCGAAAAGAACGCCGTGGCGCTTCGCGAGTTGTTCGACATGATCGAGAACAGCTTCTCGCGCCAGAGCGCCATTCCGGGATGTTCCTCGGAGGGAAGGATCGTTTCCTTCCCGAGGAAGAACGTCGCTTTGGAGAGCTCGAGCGCCAGCCCGGGAGCCTTCACTTTCCGAAGGGTCCGGATGAGGTCGGGGTCCTCCATGAACCCGAAATGGATGACGATCCGGAAGAATCCGTTCGCGAACTTCTCGACCTTCACCCGCTCGCGCTCACGCACCCGCGGCACGTCCTCGGTCAGGATCGTCAGCAGGACGACCTGCTCCTGGAGCACGTGGTTGTGGCGAAAGTTGTTCAGGAGCGCCGGCGGGATCACGTCGGGAATCATCGACATGTAGACGCCGGTCCCCGGCACCCGCACGGGCTTTCCCTTCTCCGCGTCGGCGATGAACTGCTCGACGCCGCAGAGCCGGCGGCGGAGCTGGACGTTCAACAGACGCCGCCCGCGTCGCCAGGTCGTCATGATCGCGAAGACCACGAGCGCCACCACGAGCGGGAACCAGCCGCCGCTCCAGACCTTCACGAGGTTCGCGCCGAGGAACGAGAGGTCGAAGACGAGGAAGAGGACCGTGACGAGGAAGGCGATGCCGGTTTTCCAGTGGAGACGGTCGCGCGCGACGAAGTACGCGAGCACCGTCGTGATCACCATCGTCATCGAGACCGCCACCCCGTAAGCGGCGGCCAGGTTGTTCGAAGTCCGGAACCCGAGAACCAGCCCGATCGTCGAAAGCATGAGGACCCAGTTGAGGCCGGGGATGTAGATCTGACCGATCTCTTCGGGGGAGGTGTGGACGATCCGGACGCGCGGCAGGTAGCCGAGCTGCACCGCCTGGCGCGTGAGGGAGAACGCGCCCGAGATGATCGCCTGCGACGCGATGATCGTCGCCATCGTCGCGAGCAGGACGAGCGGATAGAGCGCCCAGCCGGGGGCGAGGAGGTAGAAAGGGTTCTCGGCGGCCGCGGGGCTCGAGATGAGGAGCGCGCCCTGTCCGAAGTAGTTGAGGACGAGCGCCGGACCCACGAAGGAGAACCAGTCGATCTGGATCGGCTTTTCCCCGAAATGGCCGAGATCCGCGTAAAGAGCCTCTCCTCCCGTCGCGACGAGAAAGATCGCGCCGAGGACGAGGAACCCGTGAAAGCGGTTGCGCGCGAAGAAAGACACGGCGTGCGCCGGGTTCAGGGCGGCGACGACTCCGGGGTGCCGGAGGATGCCGCTGACCCCGAGCAGCGCGAGAGTCGAGAACCAGACGAGCATCACCGGGCCGAAGATGCGGCCGATCGATGCGGTGCCCCGCTTCTCGAAAAGGAAGAGTCCGACGAGGATCACGACCGTGATCGGCACGACCGCCGCTCCGAACACCGGCGTGGCGACGTGGAGACCCTCGACGGCGGAGAGGACCGAGATCGCCGGCGTGATGATTCCGTCACCGTACAGCAGCGCCGCGCCGAAGACTCCGACGGTGACGAGGAACATGCGGACGCGGCGGCCCGTCTTTCCCCCGCGAACGAGTCCCATCAGCGCCAGGATGCCGCCCTCTCCCCGGTTGTCGAGGCGCAGGACGTACACGTGGTACTTGACGGTCACGATGACGACGAGCGACCAGAAAACGAGCGAGAGGATGCCGAGGACGTTCTCCGGCCGGAGAGGAATCGCATGGAGACCGGAAAAACACACCTTCAGGGCGTACAGCGGGCTCGTGCCGATGTCTCCATAGACGACTCCGAGGGCGCTCAGGCACAACAGGAAGAGGCGGCGCCCGGAGGGGACCGCCGCCGCCATCGCGGGGGGAACTCCCCGGACCTTCGATTCGAGGTCGGTCGACGACATGCGAGGCGAATTAGAGCAGGAATCGCGCCGGAATGCCGCGCGTCCGGCGGAGGAGAACTACCCGGCGATCCGGCCCCGAACGCGCACCGTCACGATCCGGAACCGCGGGTCGTCGGTCTCGATCGTGATCGTCCCGTCCAGAGGACCCGGCCGGACCGGCTGCCGGAATCGGGCCTCGACCTGAAACGAGGCGCTCGGACTCCCGGCCGGATCGGCCTTCAGGTCGAGCCCCGGGACGTCGGACGCGATCCGGAGGATCCGGAAGGTTCC
The DNA window shown above is from Thermoanaerobaculia bacterium and carries:
- a CDS encoding MFS transporter yields the protein MSAAARSSSSYSAVLRENPDFRRIWIGQVGSLLGDWFNQVAVLSLLLRLTGSGSAAGIFYVLQMVPVFLVSPLAGRVVDHLPRKLVMIAADVARAGVVLAFLLVDRPGRIWIVYAATFVQMAISSFFEPARNAVTPRVVRPEGLVAANALTATTWSVMLAAGAAIGGLLTALFGERTAFLLNSASYLWSAWFVFRAAIPPIESHPHPSQRGFIAGVREALRAPALLPVLCSKALLGLAGGTGLVLAIWGERVFRFGKTAAGGIGFLFAARGIGTGIGPFVARRWGSTQGPAARRTLAWGFLVCGAFLAAASVAHSALLAFLLLVGSGIGTAITWVLSTVLLQQETNDRVRGRVFAADQALVTLTISASMLATGKALDHPGWTPRGVGLGVSVVYLLGAGIYELLLIHARARSRSASGPAGPVSA
- a CDS encoding potassium transporter Kup, whose protein sequence is MAAAVPSGRRLFLLCLSALGVVYGDIGTSPLYALKVCFSGLHAIPLRPENVLGILSLVFWSLVVIVTVKYHVYVLRLDNRGEGGILALMGLVRGGKTGRRVRMFLVTVGVFGAALLYGDGIITPAISVLSAVEGLHVATPVFGAAVVPITVVILVGLFLFEKRGTASIGRIFGPVMLVWFSTLALLGVSGILRHPGVVAALNPAHAVSFFARNRFHGFLVLGAIFLVATGGEALYADLGHFGEKPIQIDWFSFVGPALVLNYFGQGALLISSPAAAENPFYLLAPGWALYPLVLLATMATIIASQAIISGAFSLTRQAVQLGYLPRVRIVHTSPEEIGQIYIPGLNWVLMLSTIGLVLGFRTSNNLAAAYGVAVSMTMVITTVLAYFVARDRLHWKTGIAFLVTVLFLVFDLSFLGANLVKVWSGGWFPLVVALVVFAIMTTWRRGRRLLNVQLRRRLCGVEQFIADAEKGKPVRVPGTGVYMSMIPDVIPPALLNNFRHNHVLQEQVVLLTILTEDVPRVRERERVKVEKFANGFFRIVIHFGFMEDPDLIRTLRKVKAPGLALELSKATFFLGKETILPSEEHPGMALWREKLFSIMSNNSRSATAFFSLPPEQVMEIRGQVQI